Within the Acinonyx jubatus isolate Ajub_Pintada_27869175 chromosome E4, VMU_Ajub_asm_v1.0, whole genome shotgun sequence genome, the region CGCCTTCTcaatttctcattctctttttcctttatatataatatatgtatttatatacatacactataTATGCGTTTTTGTATGTATTGTGCACATATGTACGCAAAAAGTTGTGGAAGTTGTCCTAATATCTCCTATTTTCTTTGCATGTGAAGACTTTCAGTTTCCCAGACTCATTATTATGAGATTTTTTCAGTGTGTTTCAACGTCCCTCTATGGATTTAGGACATTGCACCTGCCAATTTCTATTCCAGAGACGGATTCGATTGttacatttctgtggttttatCTCTCAGGAAGGTGTTTTCCAAATGACTTCCAGAAATATATTTGAGGATAGCTATGCTTTTGTTcatattgttgtttttttcaccCAGAATAACTCTGACCTTTATATTCATGCCCAGATGCTATTtgaacagttatttattttgtcttctctgtATCTGTGGTTGTAAACATCTCACTTCCTCAACATTTAAAGAACCAGTTATCCTCACCAGTAAAAGGAGGAGGAAGCCTAGGGAAGTTTTTGCCGGCCTAACCAGCTTGTTTTAAACTCAACATGAGGGATGAGAGGCAATGTGATTGGGTGGGAATAGTGTTGGCTTTAGAATCAGATATATCAGAGTTCAAGTTCTAGGTGACCATGTAACTTATTATCCAAATCAGGACACTTCGGAGAGTGAAAGAGGTCAGTATGAATAATTTATAggtaacacatatttatttaggtATTATAGGTAACACAATTTATCTGTAATACATATATCCTGGAACCATTAACTAACCAGGTATTCTTGAGCTAGTTATTAAAATCTCTGTGTTTCAGCTGCCTTATCTCTCAAAAGGGGCTACTAATACCCTCCTGGTAACAGTTTCATAAACATTAGAGATAACATATGACTGAGTGTCCAGCACAGAGATAcagagatgctcaataaatgtcaactaGTCATCATTTTAGCTGCAGCCTCAGTTGAGCTGTGGCCGCTCTCCGCACCACAACTCCCCAACCCCACTACTGCCCGAATATCACCCTCTTTATGCAAAGCCATTACCTTTGCCTCATTTTCAAAAGTGTATTTATCTTCTCAGTCTGGTGAAGAATGAAGTGGCATGATCAAGGTCACATCAGAGATCAGGCAAAGATCACCTGGACCCATTGCTAACCATCATCCCCAACCTTTTCCAATTGATAAAATTCTCCCTGACCAAATGGCTTTGTCCTCCTCATTAGACCCCTTCCTTTCTGTAAAGTGGTTTGGCCATGTTTACCCTAGTATtgtataattttagatttaccaAGCTGTGCAGGGAGATGTGGGGAAGGGTATTCTAGAGATGCCACCTGCAACTGTGATTATAACTGTCAACACTACATGGAGTGCTGCCCTGATTTCAAGAAAGTCTGCACTGTGGGTAAGTCCTGACAGCTAGTGTCTCCCCTGCCAAGCAGCACTGTTCTGTGAGTCCCCTTGCAGCCCCTTCCAGTGCTGTTTCCACACTACTGCGCTTCTTTTTGCTTAAATGCCTTTCCCTTCCTTGCATAAATGTTGCAGCGTGCTGTACCTAAGGATGGTGTCAAAGCTCATGACtcttgggggagggaagaggaggggagcctgggactCTGACAGGTGCACAAGGTTATTGACTAGTCCAAGTAAAATATCTTGTTGTAAATAGAGAATGCTGTGACTCAGGAGTCATCAAGTAAATAGTAATGAGTACTATTCACTTACCAATCAGAGATATAACTGCTTAGTGATGGGGTTCTTCCATAGCTTCATCAAAAGAATCCATGGATATAAAATAATCTTATCTACTGTTTGACTGTTTGATATAAACATGTTTCTAAATTGTCTGAAAAAAGTCACTTTAAGTACGAAGCATTAGTGTCTTATGAGGAATGTCAGTTAAAACccaaaggttttaaattttaaatgatgggTGGTATTTCACCTGAATGCATTTTTAGATCATTTTGTTAACACGGGCATTTCATATCCAATTTatgaaaattatcattaaaagtGGTTCAAAGTTATGTTTACTTTAGAATTTGTATGTGAAGTTGATAAATATACTGCTGTACAATTATGTGTTGTTGAAGGTGATAATTTCAAAGAGGCTTTGGTAAAGTTATTGTGTCTCTAACCAAGGCTTATTTTGAAATGAGCAAGTATAATCCATGCCACGGGATTAGGCTGAAATCTTTCAACGCCACATGTTGCCCAGTTCATCATAATAAAAGTCTCTGCATTATAAATGATTTCTGAGCCTAAACAGTGACCCATCTATATTATGCCAGCTCTTTGGAATATTGTAGGATCTGAACATTCACTTAAAAAGCATCTATTACAAAGCAGTGGTGTGACATGGAGAGGATGGGGGGATTTCATATGAAGGGTTCCCACTTTTCCATTGTCCGTATGTGAAATGATTCAGCACTGGGGTGTCTCTTAGAGTCTTGAAAGGCAAGAGAAGCTTCCCTGAGGCACCATATTTCCTTCCTGACTTCTCCACTTAGAAAActgtgtattttccaaatttcaaataaaagacTCAGAAATGCACTTTTGGAACTCTAGGCAGCTATAAGGTGGGAAATGGCTATCAGTACATGGGTGTGGCTGCATAATCAGTaatctatgttttgttttgctctggaTAGAGCTTTCCTGTAAAGGCCGCTGCTTCGAGTCCTTTGCAAGAGGGAGGGAGTGCGACTGTGACTCGGAATGTAAGAAGTATGGCAAGTGCTGTTCCGATTATGAGAATTTTTGTGGAAAAGGTAAGCATCGTGGTATCAGTCAGCGCCTCTCAGTACAGCCCGATCTATGCACCTACCTTAGCTTTGCTGATAATGTCCAATATGCACTCCACCCAAGGACTTGATTTTACTAGCACAAGCCATTTCATATTAATTTTGCTTCACCAAGATGAATTGATGAAGGAAAGCCTCTTCCAACAGCACTGCCTGGTTCTGCCAGTCTCCAGGAGCTCCAGAGATCGCTGGTTGAGGAATAGAGAGAACAGGGGCTGAGTGCACATACTTTTTCCTCAGGTGTGGTTCAATTTCAGGTGCAATTAACAGTAACCAGCTCATTCCAGGATTTCTTGTTTCACCCTAACAGTGCTGACCCCACAAAGTCAGCAGTCCTTTGAGTTAGCTGTGCTTTTGGCTTCAGAGTTTTTGAGTGTATATTGAAGGACAGAATGACACAGCTTCTCTAAACTAGTAAATTTAGGAGTTTGATTAAAGACACTAAAGTTATAGGCAAACCTACCGAGAAGTTGTCAACTGTCTGTTGTATGTCCCTTCTCATCTCTGGAGCCCATGGTCATCTCTATCTAAATCCCTGTGTGTGACAGAGTCAATAAAAAGGGATATTGCTCCATTTTAAAATCCTCCTCTCTGGTTATAGGTCCTGGAGAACTAATCTGAGAGTATAATAAAACTTCAGATTTtccaaaacagtttaaaaaagacttaaataatgAATTCCTTTCTTTACCAAATGTTTATTCTTAAATTATACTTTGTTGAAACAATGATATTTGTGAaggtaaaagtgaaaataagcatTGCTTGCATAATCTTATTCTATTTAAACAAGACTGTACGTCCTGCTTCTTTTGAACAGTGGAGAAATAAGGTAAAAAACTGTTTATCAGCATAGTTGAGGGATATTTCTTAACTGGTCAATGTTTTCATTGGAAAGCAGTCCAAAAATGATGGAGACAACACCCTCATAATCAAAAACTGAGTGTGGAGTTCCTGCAGCTTTCAGAAGGACCCATGATGAAggatacatatttattcattgcCCTGATAATGGTTTTGGCtgtgaaacaaaaaagaatttattttggaTGGAAGATGAGTGGGAAGGAAGGTTGGGTAGAGAGTGATGAAGCATTGAAAGAACGTGCTAAAGACCATACTACCGGGTGCTGGGTCAGATTACTTGAGGTTTAAGTAggactcaacaacaacaaatttgaTGAAGGTCATGCTTCATTTACAGAATTCACAAAGATAGTCAGGGTCTCAAGTGAAAATAATGGAACCACCCAGAGcttcaatacttcattttttacaAATAACAACTGAACCATCATACGACACACCTCTTAGTTGTTTCGGGATTGCTATAGACACGGCTGGTAGGCATCTATACATTTCAAAATCATAGCGTTTCAAGCGCTGAAAAAATGTGGGTGAAAAAACAGTCCAAGAGGTTGTTTGGCTCAAGATTATGAGCTAGTAGATGGCAGAACTGAGCTGTTtgggggaagacagaggaaggtgTGGGGTGGTCAGCTCACGGATACTGCACGGGCAGGAGTTTCTGGGATGTTTAGTCAGAGCAGCAGGATTTATCACAACTCCCTCTACCCAGAACATCTCGTCCTCTGCTTTCTTATCCTCTAGaagtccctttccttttcttctcgtTCCTAATGATCAAAACACATCCCTTGTCTTCTCTTCTAGACACAGAAAGGGTAGGAGGACGGGTGAGAAAAGGTTTCAAAGATACACACCAAACCATTAACAGTTGTTTAACTTGGGGAAGGGCAACACATTTCGAGAAAAGCATAATGTGAAGGTGTGAACTGTTTACAAGACTAAATATTCATGTACAGCTTTTGtaattagaaagaagaaaggtggattggcatcattttatttaaatgaatatgaaaacaggACAGATGTACttattatatttctctttgtgAGAGCACAAATACCTGTCATTCACATGCAGTAATTATTTTTACCATCATAGAAGATTGGCATAAGGTATGGAGTTgagttgagggtttttttttgttgttgttttgttttgttttaggagagagagagcgagaaagattgggagaatcttaagcaggctctatgcttaatgtggagcctgatgcaggtttcgatcctatgaccctgggatcatgccctgagctgaaatcaagagtcggactctcaactgactgagtcacccaggtgcccctagagtcaGGTATTTTTTAGGCAGAGAAACACCTTCAGAAATCATCTAGAATAAAATCAATACGCAgatctgaaaacaaaattcaagaagGGTTAgttcatttgcccaaggtcacaagggTAGAGATTTGCAGGGCTAGGGCTGGAATTCAGGTTTATATTTTATAGCAATGCTCCTCAGAATTAATCACTTTGTGGTAATTAGTGTTAGGCTAAGGGCCTGCCTACACTGGTTTTCACCAGCCTCTATTCTTGAAGCCAGATGTGTCCATGCCTTTCACAGTTAAGAGTTGCTGATGAACGTCAACAAGATGTTAACTGACTTGTCTCGCTTGGCCTCAGTGCATAATCCCCCATCACCATCTTCAAAGACTGTACCTCCAGCTCCAGGAGCATCTCAAACCATCAAATCAACAACCAAACGTTCACCCAAATCACCAAACAAGAAGAAGACTAAGAAAGTTATAGAATCAGAGGAAATAACAGAAGGTAGGAAGATGACAGATGTAATAAAAGGTTTTGAGATGGACTAAGCTGTAGGTGAACTACTTTTAAAAGACTCTTCATAGAAAAAGGGAATCATATGAGTCATGAAAGGCTTATTACACTTCTTAAAAAGTGTGTTTTAAGTCAAAGTTTAAGCCAAATTATAAACCCTCAGATATTTTTCTTACAACTGAACCCAGCATGGGTGTAGGTTACAATAATCAGAAGACAAAtctcattgggaaaaaaaaagcccagattTTCTGCAGAATAATTTGATTCTGTGAGACATGGGGAATTTGAGAGAAAGTAATATATATTGCTAGTATCTGTGATAAGCTTAGCTACCTGGCTTTTAACTGACAAATTTAAAGAGCAGTTGATCATATTActgataaattaaaaaagcagAACACGGACATTTGCAGAGCAGTCAACAACATTTCTCATTGTATTTGGACTGGCGTTTTTTGCTTTCAATTGCAGTTGGTGTGATCAacctttttatttgatttatagaacattctgtttctgaaaatcaagagtcttcttcctcctcttcctcttcctcttcaactATTCGGAAAGTCAAGTCTTCCAAAAATTCAGCTGCtaataaagaattaaagaagaaaccCAAAGGTTTGAGCATTGATAAAGATCAAAGACTATATCAAtgccatattaaaaataattctctaaaAGCAATGCGTGTTGGTAGAATGGTTTGAGGACATTTCAATACTTGGGGCATGTAtagatttgtaaaaataatttgtaaaaattattttagaagataCTAATGAGAACTTCCTATAGGAAACTAGTGCAGAGCAGCTAAGAAAGCACTCTTAAAACCAAGGATAAGAAGATGCTATAGCAGCAGCTCTGGAAACACAGGATGGCACCGGAGATGattatttatggtttttgattttcattcctGTCTacctatcatttttctttcttctccttcctctgtgttccttgtggtttttgctttcccttttatttttccttattttattttgcacacaTTTATATGCTGCTTTAAGTGTTTTAAAACGTTAATCCATTAAAGTCTCATACACATGTCTGGGAAAGGCAATATTATTAACCACGTTTTACagatcctttttattatttttctaataaattatgTCATatctggctgattttttttttttgtagtagaGACTGTCCCACAGAGTAGGCTATTACCTCctaaaaaaagattccttttgttctgtttttttttaatttcctgaaattCTAAAATACATTCTCTTTCTCCAGGAAATACTGAATTTTGGATACTGGAGTTTCAAAGAACTCTATTTCCTGGGTGGTTGTTATTTCCCCTGAAGCCTTTACTCTGGCAGAATAGCCAAATAGTCTTTGAATCATCCAGAGTCTTGCATACAATGCAAGTGCAATACATGTTAAATGGAACTCCTCTCAGGGATGAGCTCTTGATGTGCTCTTTGGGTAGCTGCTAGGAGAAATCCTGTTCAACAAGGTCTTTGGCTGCCATGGCATCCTAATCCCCTCTCTGTATCCCTGGGCTGCTGAGTTTAGGTgggcagaggaaagggaagagctAACAGCTGTGTGTATGGAAACAGATTAGTAGGGACCGCGGGAGTGACTGGAACAGACTCCTGGGGTGTAGTTGTAGAGGCTTCCGAGGCCAATTGGTACAGTTAATCTTGAAGATGTTGGAACTAGGTTTCCAGAAGGAAGAGTGCAGCGCTCAACAGTGTGAAGTAAAAGGAGTGGAGGAAGTGAGAGGCAAAGAACATTAATATAAAGAGATGAATTCGTGTAGTTGATCATGTTGGTAATTTCAAAGTTGCCACttgtttctatacattaatagTATAGACTTTTACTTGTGCTTTTTCATCCCTTCTCATCAATTCCCTAAAATAGCCCAATCAGATAAGTTAATCATTTCCCATTTTACAACAAATTAATGAATTACAGGTTAGCAATTTGCCTACAGATAAAGCAGTTTGATCAGCTATCAACACAGCTAGCTGGTAAGGACGAGCTCTTTAGGTCATTATGGAAAActattcaaaagtaaaaaatgtgcatattttttttctagtaaaagataacaagaaggaaaaaactcCTAAAAAGAAACCTAACCCTGAACCACCAGTTGTAGATGAAGATGGAAGTGGCCTGGACAATGGTGACGTCAAGCTCACCCCGACTCCTGACATTCCTACCGCCCAACGCAATAAAGTTACCACACCTCCCGAGATTACAACAGTCAAACCGACAAATCCAAAACCCAGTCTTCCACCTAATTCTGATACACCCAAAGAGACATCTTCAACAACGAGTGAGGAGACAGCAGTTGAAACTAAAGAGACTCCTATAACGAATAAACAGACttcaaatagagaaaaagagactACTTCACCTAAAGAGAAACAAAGTGCAGAGAAAACACCTGCTAAAGATTTTATACCCACATCCAAAGCTCCTAGTACATCTACACCAAAAGCTGAAACTACAACCAAATCTCCtgctcccaccaccaccaagaaacCTGTTCCCACTACCCCCAAGAAGCCTGCACCCACCACCAAAGAGcctgcacccaccacccccaagaAGCCTGCACCCACCACCAAAGAGcctgcacccaccacccccaagaAGCCTGCACCCACCACCAAAGAGcctgcacccaccacccccaagaAGCCTGCACCCACGACCAAAGAGCCTGGACCCACCACCCCCAAGAAGCCTGCACCCACCACCAAAGAGcctgcacccaccacccccaagaAGCCTGCACCCACCACCAAAGAGcctgcacccaccacccccaagaAGCCTGCACCCACGACGAAAGAGCCTGCACCCACTACCCCCAAGAAGCCTGCACCCACCACCAAAGAGcctgcacccaccacccccaagaAGCCTGCACCCACGACTAAAGAGCCTGCACCCACTACCCCCAAGAAGCCTGCACCCACCACCAAAGAGCCTACACCTACCAAGGAGTCTGCACCAATGGCCCCTACGGAGcctgcacccaccacccccaagaAGTCTGCTCCCACCACTCCTAAGGAGCCTGCATCCACTACCACCAAAGAACCTCCACCCACAGCCCCCACGGAGCCTGCACTCACCACTCCAAAGGAGCCTACACCCACTGCCCCCAAGGAGGctgcacccaccacccccaacaAGCCTGCTCCTACTACCACCAAGGAACCTGCACCCACAGCCCCCAAGGAGCCTGCACCTACCACCCCCAAGGAACCTGCACCCACAGCCCCCAAGGAGGctgcacccaccacccccaacaAGCCTGCTCCTACTACCACCAAGGAACCTGCACCCACAGCCCCCAAGGAGCCTGCACCTACCACCCCCAAGGAACCTGCACCCACAGCCCCCAAGGAGGctgcacccaccacccccaacaAGCCTGCTCCTACTACCACCAAGGAACCTGCACCCACAGCCCCCAAGGAGCCTGCACCTACCACCCCCAAGGAACCTGCACCCATGGCACCCACGGAGCCTGCACCCACCACTCCCAAGGAACCTGTACCCACAGCCCCCAAGGAACCTGCTCCCAGCATTCCCAAGGAGCCTGCACCCAGAGCCCCCAAGGAACCTGCTCCCAGCATTCCCAAGGAGCTTGCACCCATGGCTCCCGCGGAGCCTGCACCCACCACTCCCAAGGAGCCTGCACCCACAGCCCCCAAGGAACCTGCTCCCAGCATTCCCAAAGAACCTGCACCCACAGCCCCCAAGGAACCTGCTCCGAGCATTCCCAAGGAGCCTGCACCCATGGCCCCCAACAAGCCTGCTCCTATTACCACCAAGGAACCTGCACCCATGGCCCCCACAGAGCCTACACCTACCACCCCCAAGGAGCCTGCACCCACCGCCCCCAAGGAGCCTGAACCCACCACTCCCAAGGAGcctgcacccaccacccccaaggagcctgcacccaccacccccaaggAGCCTGCACCCACCGCTCCCAAGGAGcctgcacccaccacccccaaggagcctgcacccaccacccccaaggAGCCTGCACCCACCACTCCCAAGGAGCCTGCACCCACCACTCCCAAGGAGcctgcacccaccacccccaaggAGCCTGCACCCACCACTCCCAAGGAGcctgcacccaccacccccaaggAGCCTGCACCCACCACTCCCAAGGAGCCTGCACCCACAGCCCCCAAAGAACCTGCTCCCAGCATTCCCAAGGAGCCTGCACCCACAGCCCCCAAAGAACCTGCTCCCAGCATTCCCAAGGAGCCTGCACCCACAGCCCCCAAAGAACCTGCTCCCAGCATTCCGAAGGAGCCTGCACCCACAGTCCCCAAGGAGACtgctcccaccaccaccaaggagCCCATCCCCAAACTTCTCAAGGAGCCCACTCCAGCTTCTCTTGAGACACCTGCTCCAACCAACTCAGAGGGCTCTACTACAACCACCATGGAGCCTCCCACTACTCCCAAAAACCCTGCTGAATCAACTCCTGAGTTTCCCAAAGAACCCACACCAAAGGCTCTTGAAAACAGTCCCAAAGAACCTGTTATACCTGTAACTAAGGCTCCTGGAGTGACCACACCTGAAATCACTACAACAGCTAaagacaaaacaacagaaaaagacatACACATGACACCTGGAATTATGGCCGCTGTACCTACATCAACTCCGACAGAAGAAAAGACCACTGATTCCAAAACAAGAACAACCACACAAGTAACATCAGCCACATCATCCAAAAATACTCCTCAAGCCACAACTCTTGCACCCAAAGTAATGACTACAACAAAAAAGGCAACTACATCTGAAGAGACTATGAATAAACCCGAAGAAACCACAGCTGCGCCAAAAGACAGAGCTAATCCTAAAGTGTCAACTCCTAAATCCCAAAAGCCAACCAAAGCACCAAAAAAGCCCACTTCTACCAAAAAGCCAAACACGATACCTAAAGGGAGAAAACCAAAGACTACACCAACTCCCCCAAGGATGACTACATCGACAGTGCCCAAATTACACCCCACCTCTTCCACAAAAATCATTCTCCAAACTACCACCAGCCCCAACCAAACACCTAACTCAGAAATAGTTGAAGTAAAGCCAAATAAGGATGGAGATGCTGCAGGAGAAAAACCTCACGTGATCCTCAGGCCCCCTGTGTTAACTCCTATATTTATCCCAGGCACGGATATCTTAGTGAGAGGATCCAATCAAGACATTGCCATCAACTCCATGCTTTCAGGTAACAAGCATcagttactttgttttaaaattggtaatgttaaatttatttggaCCAGAATGCCAAGTCAGTATCACTCTATTGAAGTACATTATCTAGAATCCTGAACTTGTTAATTTGTGGAGTTTTACAGCTTCTCCATAGGTAAGCAGAGGAGTAATTGTAGTAAGGTTATTTGGTCTTTGGAAAATCATGTAATAACCTAGTGTGCTAGGAACTTAGTGCATCTGTGTCTATATGTAGACACAGTGTATAGAATGTCAAAAATACTTAAGTGGAAGTCTATCCTTAAAAGAGTATAACGCAAAGCAAAAACCTGCAATATTATTCTTTACCAAACCAAGTCTCAAAGGCAATCTGAACTCAAAAATGGAATTTTGTGTTGGGATCAAATATCCTATAATTATCTAATACATGTAGATAATGGGTAACCTGGCCTATTCCAATTcgtaacttatttttatatattactttttgAATAATGATCACTTTTAAGTAAAACAATTAtgaaatctctctcttctttttcatttttgaaatacacACACCTCCCACTAGTCCCTTCAAAGGCTGAGGAAAAGGTGAACAGAGGAAAACAACACTGTGGGAGGATTTGAAAAGAATGGGAACACTTTTCgcattttcttttatcttggcttaattttttgttttagatgaGACTAATTTATGCAACGGTAAGCCAGTAGATGGGCTGACTGCTTTGCGCAATGGAACATTAGTTGCATTTCGAGGTGAGCTATGCacgtatttctttttctgctcttcaTTTTGTTCTTGGCATTTGGGAGAACCAAAGAAAAGTGGAAGTTTGGGTTAAGCTTTCTGGAGGGAAACTGATTGATGAACGTACCTCACACAGTATTATGAGAACCTGAGAGTAATAACCAAAATGTAAGATTAACAAAATTGGACAtattgggagagacagacaaaaaaagaacttgaagagATACTACTAAGATTTTTCGTTCCATTAGAATGAAAAGGTAGTTCATAGTTTGATTTCGTGTCAAATGAAACATCAGGATTTGTATTACTTGCTctattttacttgaaaataacATCTTGATTGCGATGTTTTCTACAGTGCTACATTGTGTGTGAGTGTAACAGAGCAGCATTTACTTCCTGTTAATTCTCTGCTGTGCCTTCTGCTGGTCCAGTcctcttatattttaattaaatctgACCGGAAACAAATCATAGACTAGCACAGTAGAGGCTAAAGAGATTTTGGCAGTCATTGAATTATAACTCCTTGGTTCTAAAAGgtaaagagatggagagagaagtgACTTTCTGTTAAGTCACAAAGCCAGAAGTTTctagagaaactggaaaattaaAGTATTTCAAAGGCTTGAACTTCAGACTTGAGAAATCTCTACTCTCAGAAATGTTCAAATACTAACTATACTAGTCCTCATGGTATTGACTAAACTTGTcatgtaatgcttatttattcaatCTGTTCTTACGataaactaaatttttttcattttggtttctttattgGGATTCATTCAGCTTGTAGGCTGATAGATCACTTTC harbors:
- the PRG4 gene encoding proteoglycan 4 isoform X31; its protein translation is MEWKILPMYLLLLSVFLIQQVSSQDLPSCAGRCGEGYSRDATCNCDYNCQHYMECCPDFKKVCTVELSCKGRCFESFARGRECDCDSECKKYGKCCSDYENFCGKVHNPPSPSSKTVPPAPGASQTIKSTTKRSPKSPNKKKTKKVIESEEITEEHSVSENQESSSSSSSSSSTIRKVKSSKNSAANKELKKKPKVKDNKKEKTPKKKPNPEPPVVDEDGSGLDNGDVKLTPTPDIPTAQRNKVTTPPEITTVKPTNPKPSLPPNSDTPKETSSTTSEETAVETKETPITNKQTSNREKETTSPKEKQSAEKTPAKDFIPTSKAPSTSTPKAETTTKSPAPTTTKKPVPTTPKKPAPTTKEPAPTTPKKPAPTTKEPAPTTPKKPAPTTKEPAPTTPKKPAPTTKEPGPTTPKKPAPTTKEPAPTTPKKPAPTTKEPAPTTPKKPAPTTKEPAPTTPKKPAPTTKEPAPTTPKKPAPTTKEPAPTTPKKPAPTTKEPTPTTPKKSAPTTPKEPASTTTKEPPPTAPTEPALTTPKEPTPTAPKEAAPTTPNKPAPTTTKEPAPTAPKEPAPTTPKEPAPTAPKEAAPTTPNKPAPTTTKEPAPTAPKEPAPTTPNKPAPTTTKEPAPTAPKEPAPTTPKEPAPMAPTEPAPTTPKEPVPTAPKEPAPSIPKEPAPRAPKEPAPSIPKELAPMAPAEPAPTTPKEPAPTAPKEPAPSIPKEPAPTAPKEPAPSIPKEPAPMAPNKPAPTTPKEPAPTTPKEPAPTAPKEPAPSIPKEPAPTAPKEPAPSIPKEPAPTAPKEPAPSIPKEPAPTVPKETAPTTTKEPIPKLLKEPTPASLETPAPTNSEGSTTTTMEPPTTPKNPAESTPEFPKEPTPKALENSPKEPVIPVTKAPGVTTPEITTTAKDKTTEKDIHMTPGIMAAVPTSTPTEEKTTDSKTRTTTQVTSATSSKNTPQATTLAPKVMTTTKKATTSEETMNKPEETTAAPKDRANPKVSTPKSQKPTKAPKKPTSTKKPNTIPKGRKPKTTPTPPRMTTSTVPKLHPTSSTKIILQTTTSPNQTPNSEIVEVKPNKDGDAAGEKPHVILRPPVLTPIFIPGTDILVRGSNQDIAINSMLSDETNLCNGKPVDGLTALRNGTLVAFRGHYFWMLSPFSPPSPARKITEVWGIPSPIDTVFTRCNCEGKTFFFKDSQYWRFTNDIKDAGYPKQIVKGFGGLNGKIVAALSIAKYKERPESVYFFKRGGGIQQYIYKQEPVRKCTGRRPAINYSVYGETTQVRRRRFERAIGPSQTHTIRIRYSPVRVSYQDKGFLHNEVKMSLYWRGFPNVVTSAIALPNTRKPDGYDYYAFSKDQYYNIDEPSRTARVITTRSGRTLSNVWYNCP
- the PRG4 gene encoding proteoglycan 4 isoform X6 encodes the protein MEWKILPMYLLLLSVFLIQQVSSQDLPSCAGRCGEGYSRDATCNCDYNCQHYMECCPDFKKVCTVELSCKGRCFESFARGRECDCDSECKKYGKCCSDYENFCGKVHNPPSPSSKTVPPAPGASQTIKSTTKRSPKSPNKKKTKKVIESEEITEEHSVSENQESSSSSSSSSSTIRKVKSSKNSAANKELKKKPKVKDNKKEKTPKKKPNPEPPVVDEDGSGLDNGDVKLTPTPDIPTAQRNKVTTPPEITTVKPTNPKPSLPPNSDTPKETSSTTSEETAVETKETPITNKQTSNREKETTSPKEKQSAEKTPAKDFIPTSKAPSTSTPKAETTTKSPAPTTTKKPVPTTPKKPAPTTKEPAPTTPKKPAPTTKEPAPTTPKKPAPTTKEPAPTTPKKPAPTTKEPGPTTPKKPAPTTKEPAPTTPKKPAPTTKEPAPTTPKKPAPTTKEPAPTTPKKPAPTTKEPAPTTPKKPAPTTKEPAPTTPKKPAPTTKEPTPTTPKKSAPTTPKEPASTTTKEPPPTAPTEPALTTPKEPTPTAPKEAAPTTPNKPAPTTTKEPAPTAPKEPAPTTPKEPAPTAPKEAAPTTPNKPAPTTTKEPAPTAPKEPAPTTPNKPAPTTTKEPAPTAPKEPAPTTPKEPAPMAPTEPAPTTPKEPVPTAPKEPAPSIPKEPAPRAPKEPAPSIPKELAPMAPAEPAPTTPKEPAPTAPKEPAPSIPKEPAPTAPKEPAPSIPKEPAPMAPNKPAPITTKEPAPMAPTEPTPTTPKEPAPTTPKEPAPTAPKEPAPTTPKEPAPTTPKEPAPTTPKEPAPTTPKEPAPTTPKEPAPTTPKEPAPTTPKEPAPTTPKEPAPTAPKEPAPSIPKEPAPTAPKEPAPSIPKEPAPTVPKETAPTTTKEPIPKLLKEPTPASLETPAPTNSEGSTTTTMEPPTTPKNPAESTPEFPKEPTPKALENSPKEPVIPVTKAPGVTTPEITTTAKDKTTEKDIHMTPGIMAAVPTSTPTEEKTTDSKTRTTTQVTSATSSKNTPQATTLAPKVMTTTKKATTSEETMNKPEETTAAPKDRANPKVSTPKSQKPTKAPKKPTSTKKPNTIPKGRKPKTTPTPPRMTTSTVPKLHPTSSTKIILQTTTSPNQTPNSEIVEVKPNKDGDAAGEKPHVILRPPVLTPIFIPGTDILVRGSNQDIAINSMLSDETNLCNGKPVDGLTALRNGTLVAFRGHYFWMLSPFSPPSPARKITEVWGIPSPIDTVFTRCNCEGKTFFFKDSQYWRFTNDIKDAGYPKQIVKGFGGLNGKIVAALSIAKYKERPESVYFFKRGGGIQQYIYKQEPVRKCTGRRPAINYSVYGETTQVRRRRFERAIGPSQTHTIRIRYSPVRVSYQDKGFLHNEVKMSLYWRGFPNVVTSAIALPNTRKPDGYDYYAFSKDQYYNIDEPSRTARVITTRSGRTLSNVWYNCP